TAAGTTTATTCATACTTTTTTCAAGGAAATCTCTGTTTTCTATCTTTTCAAATTCTTCATCTTCTTCTCCTATTGTTTCATGGAGTTCTATATTATCATCAGTATATGCATTTTGGTCAAAGGATGTCAAATTATAAACATTTTTTGATTCAATTATTTCCAGCACATTTTCCTCATCTATATTCAAATAACTTGCAATTTCATCTACACGCGGCGGCCTTTGCAACTTTATATATAATTGTTCTTTTGCAAGATTAACTTTTTTGTAATCTTCATAGATTCTCCTTGGAATTCTAATTACCGAACCTTTATCACGGAAAAACCTTTTTATTTCCCCAATAATAGTAGGAGTTGCAAAACTGATAAATTTTACACCCCTTTCAGGGTTATAGCGCTCCACTGACTTAATCAAAGCAATAGAAGCAACCTGGAAAATATCTTCATATTCGACTCCCCTGTTGACAAACTTCTTCGATATAATTTCTGCTAGGTAAAGATATTTGTTAACAATTGCGTTTCTATTAGATATCGTAGGTTTTTCTTTATATCTTTTAAACATATCTTTATCATTATCATTATCATTATCTGTAGGAAACGGTAGGGTATCATTTGCTTTCTGTTGCATCCTTAATTTTCTCCTCAATTTTCTCCTCGACATTTTTAGACATAGATAATATATAACTATTATCACCGCATAATTCAACATTATCCATAAGTGAGTTTATTATAGGTATAGCCAGCTCGTCCATCTCACTATTAAAAATACACTTTAGAGACTTGTCCTCACAATCGTAAACTATATTCAAAACTAATTTCCCAATATTAAAGATAATTCTATATCCGGAAGCGGTTTTACTTCCTATGTGGACCAGCTTGCTGCAAACTTCAGATACGGCAACTTTTATATCTTCGATGGCCTCAATGTCAAAGCCTATGCGGTTTGCAATTCCAGATGCCGCAAGCCTTGCCACACTTACATATTCAGCTTTGAAAGGCAATAAAAGTTCAATGCAATCAACAGACGATTCCATACCTTCACTCCTCAATAATAAATAATTTGTCAAGGCCAGTAATTGAAAAAAGCTTTTTTATATTACTTTTTAATCCAATTAAATGAATGTTATTTCCGTATTGTTTTGCCCTTTTCAAAGTACCTGCGAAAACACCCAGGCCTGTACTGTCAATATAGTTTAATTTACTGCAGTCTATTTTAATGTCAGTTTTCCGGCTATCAACAATATGGTATAACCTGTCCTTTAATTTTGAAGAGGTATAAATATCTGCCTCTCCTGAAACTAAAACTCTTGTGACTTCTCCTGAATATTCCTCTTTAATAATCAAATCGCTTGTCATTTTCTCATCGCCTCCTCGGAAGTATTTACCAAAAGCTTAATAAATTCAACAGCATTATCGTAATGTTTTGCTCTTATACTTATAGCTGCAATCATTTCCTCTCCGGCAGTTTTCGCATCCGTAAGAATTTTGCTGTTTTTGACATTAATTCCGTAGATACCTTCATCTACCACTACTATTTTTCCTTCTTTATTTTCTTCTTCAATTTCCTCCCTGTACACTTTATCTTCCGGCAAACCCATCTCACTAACAATTTCATCCAGTTTCATAAATGCCCCTTGTTTCGCAAATTTTTCAAATTGAGCCTTGTCTAAAATCAAGACGTCTACATCCCCTACCGCTATCAATACCATTGCTTTTTGC
Above is a genomic segment from Bacillota bacterium containing:
- a CDS encoding SigB/SigF/SigG family RNA polymerase sigma factor; the encoded protein is MQQKANDTLPFPTDNDNDNDKDMFKRYKEKPTISNRNAIVNKYLYLAEIISKKFVNRGVEYEDIFQVASIALIKSVERYNPERGVKFISFATPTIIGEIKRFFRDKGSVIRIPRRIYEDYKKVNLAKEQLYIKLQRPPRVDEIASYLNIDEENVLEIIESKNVYNLTSFDQNAYTDDNIELHETIGEEDEEFEKIENRDFLEKSMNKLNDIEKEFIRLRYYENKTQKNIAEKLGVSQMYISRMEKKILNKLRIILK
- a CDS encoding ATP-binding protein, translated to MESSVDCIELLLPFKAEYVSVARLAASGIANRIGFDIEAIEDIKVAVSEVCSKLVHIGSKTASGYRIIFNIGKLVLNIVYDCEDKSLKCIFNSEMDELAIPIINSLMDNVELCGDNSYILSMSKNVEEKIEEKIKDATESK
- a CDS encoding STAS domain-containing protein, with the translated sequence MTSDLIIKEEYSGEVTRVLVSGEADIYTSSKLKDRLYHIVDSRKTDIKIDCSKLNYIDSTGLGVFAGTLKRAKQYGNNIHLIGLKSNIKKLFSITGLDKLFIIEE